The Piliocolobus tephrosceles isolate RC106 chromosome 2, ASM277652v3, whole genome shotgun sequence genome window below encodes:
- the LOC111555545 gene encoding uncharacterized protein LOC111555545: MAHIIGKRMNMIHLTDTEVEINFERLKISTLLHFKISIGFLHFQVTLHVCDSEPGSDPNLTVHSFPLQELGKQRSTFRVTPGFSSAAHLATSALFIAVPADTRLRTTHEWSGVWDKEAAPHWRASESHGDRVACLREEARYGPASATRAPAAPPSAPGPTSSGTRHRSPTPLLPVKVKTMAEPEAKEASTSAPSGIPEVSAKVGARVPAPGRSGRAFFSAVPGYLPRAGAGSREGSGHSHPAQDIVGESRRIPALPPLLQVSLGKIPNLQACFLI, translated from the exons ATGGCACACATAATCGGGAAACGAATGAATATGATACATTTAACTGATACTGAAGTGGAGATAAACTTTGAACGTTTGAAAATCAGCACCTTATTG CACTTTAAAATCTCAAttggatttttgcattttcaagtCACGCTCCACGTTTGCGATTCTGAGCCTGGGTCTGACCCAAATCTGACGGTTCATAGTTTCCCACTGCAAGAGCTGGGAAAACAGCGATCTACCTTTCGTGTTACACCAGGCTTCAGCAGCGCCGCTCACCTGGCCACGTCTGCCCTTTTCATCGCTGTACCCGCAGATACCCGGCTCCGTACCACACACGAATGGTCAGGGGTATGGGACAAAGAAGCGGCTCCACATTGGAGGGCTTCTGAGAGTCACGGGGACCGCGTCGCCTGCCTCCGGGAAGAAGCGCGGTACGGGCCAGCGTCGGCCACCCGAGCTCCGGCCGCGCCTCCCTCCGCGCCCGGGCCCACTAGCAGTGGCACTCGGCACCGAAGCCCGACACCTCTACTGCCCGTTAAAGTGAAAACAATGGCCGAGCCGGAAGCCAAAGAGGCCTCAACTTCCGCCCCTTCCGGGATCCCGGAAGTCTCCGCGAAGGTGGGCGCGCGCGTCCCCGCACCCGGGAGATCAGGCAGGGCTTTCTTCTCGGCTGTGCCCGGCTACCTGCCGCGGGCGGGGGCGGGGTCTCGCGAGGGCTCAGGTCACTCACATCCCGCTCAGGACATAGTCGGGGAATCCAGACGCATCCCAGCTCTACCCCCTCTCCTCCAGGTGTCCTTGGGAAAGATACCCAACCTCcaagcctgttttctcatttga